The Mercurialis annua linkage group LG2, ddMerAnnu1.2, whole genome shotgun sequence genome contains a region encoding:
- the LOC126670673 gene encoding GTP-binding protein BRASSINAZOLE INSENSITIVE PALE GREEN 2, chloroplastic, whose product MRVILARTLSSSKSKLLKPLFSLTTISSHSHTNSIPQFHHHPLIPSPSLPLPSFFSSKPTNSLSPITRDGNYDDSTPPATVCPGCGIHIQDSDPKQPGFFTKPSVKDPNYKSTSYLVPLSLEYELSHSLKTGDVVIDNGGVETCENSSMAVEKPVVCARCHSLRHYGKVKDPTVENLLPEFDFDATVGKRLVSASGARSVVLLVVDAVDFDGSFPKKVAKLVSYAIEDNYNSWKLGKSGNVPRLVLVVTKIDLLPTSLSPTRFEHWVRQRAREGGATVVKKVHFVSAVRDWGLKDLVEDVIQMAGARGNVWTVGMQNAGKSTLINAMGRWAGGGGGDAGKKKLTHLTEAPVPGTTLGIVRVEGFLPGQAKLFDTPGLLNPCQITTRLTRDEQKLVHISKELKPRTYRIKEGHSVHIGGLIRLDIEKLSVDSVYVTVWASPYLPLHMGKTENASTMVVDHFGRQLQPPIGKQRVQELGKWVRHEFSISGNSWDSSSMDISAAGVGWFAIGLKGEAVVGVWTYEGVDVVLRNPLIPFRSQNFEVAGFTVSKIVSHADKASNRSKRKSESNRKESDKEGSISDEPLLSVGDTRASSC is encoded by the exons ATGAGAGTAATACTAGCAAGAACCCTTTCTTCTTCAAAATCAAAGCTTCTCAAACCCCTTTTTTCCTTAACAACAATCTCTTCTCATTCTCACACCAATTCAATTCCCCAATTTCACCATCACCCACTTATCCCTTCTCCTTCCCTTCCCCTGCCATCTTTTTTCTCTTCAAAACCCACCAATTCCTTATCCCCTATCACCCGCGACGGAAACTATGACGATTCTACCCCGCCGGCCACTGTCTGCCCCGGCTGTGGCATCCACATCCAAGATTCCGACCCAAAACAACCTGGGTTCTTCACCAAACCATCAGTTAAAGACCctaattataaatcgacatcgTATCTCGTTCCCCTTTCGTTGGAGTACGAATTATCGCATTCTTTGAAAACGGGCGATGTTGTTATCGATAATGGCGGTGTTGAAACGTGTGAAAACTCATCAATGGCAGTAGAGAAACCTGTGGTGTGCGCGCGGTGTCATTCGTTGAGGCATTATGGGAAAGTGAAGGATCCGACAGTGGAGAATTTGTTGCCGGAATTTGACTTTGATGCGACTGTTGGTAAGCGTTTAGTTTCGGCTAGTGGTGCTCGTTCTGTTGTTTTATTAGTTGTTGATGCTGTTGACTTTGATGGGTCTTTTCCGAAAAAAGTAGCTAAGTTAGTATCGTATGCGATAGAAGATAATTATAATTCGTGGAAACTAGGGAAGTCGGGGAATGTGCCTAGATTAGTTCTTGTAGTGACGAAGATTGATTTATTGCCTACTTCGTTATCACCTACTAGATTTGAGCATTGGGTTAGACAAAGAGCGAGGGAGGGTGGTGCTACTGTTGTGAAGAAAGTGCATTTTGTGAGTGCGGTTAGAGATTGGGGATTGAAAGATTTGGTTGAAGATGTGATTCAAATGGCCGGAGCTAGAGGGAACGTATGGACTGTAGGAATGCAAAATGCCGGGAAAAGTACTTTGATAAATGCGATGGGGAGATGGGCtggtggtggtggaggtgaTGCAGGGAAGAAGAAGCTAACTCATTTGACCGAGGCACCTGTTCCGGGAACAACTTTAGGAATTGTTAGAGTGGAAGGTTTTCTTCCGGGACAGGCTAAATTATTTGACACACCGGGGCTTTTGAATCCATGTCAGATTACAACAAGGTTAACTAGAGATGAACAAAAGCTTGTTCACATTAGTAAGGAGTTAAAACCAAGGACATATAGAATCAAG GAAGGTCATTCAGTTCATATTGGTGGGCTCATAAGGTTGGACATTGAGAAGTTATCAGTCGATTCTGTGTATGTTACAGTATGGGCATCTCCATATCTTCCATTACACATGGGCAAAACAGAAAATGCAAGCACTATGGTAGTGGACCATTTTGGTCGTCAGTTACAG CCTCCAATTGGGAAGCAACGAGTTCAAGAGCTTGGAAAATGGGTGAGACATGAATTCTCCATCTCTGGAAATAGTTGGGATTCAAGCTCTATGGATATTTCAGCTGCTGGTGTAGGCTGGTTTGCCATTGGACTTAAAGGAGAAGCAGTTGTCGGGGTTTGGACTTACGAAGGAGTAGATGTTGTGCTTCGAAATCCGCTGATTCCTTTCAGATCACAAAATTTTGAAGTTGCAGGGTTTACTGTCTCAAAAATTGTCTCCCACGCTGACAAAGCTTCGAACAGATCCAAGCGTAAAAGCGAAAGCAATAGAAAAGAAAGTGACAAGGAAGGATCTATAAGTGATGAACCATTATTGTCTGTGGGTGATACAAGAGCCAGTTCTTGTTAA
- the LOC126670675 gene encoding E3 ubiquitin-protein ligase SINAT2-like: MAPGGVICKEMIESRIAFTDYDMATSTSEYRDSPFRKPAIRSGGNLGTPSTSDVQNMLECPVCMNLMYPPIYQCPNGHTLCSCCKVRVHNSCPTCRGEMGNIRCLALEKVAESLELPCKYQIMGCPDIFPYYSKLKHEKNCNCRPYNCPYAGAECSVAGDIPLLVMHLKNDHKVDMHNGCTFNHRYVKSNPDEIDNATWMLTVFNCFGRQFCLHFEAFQLGTAPVYMAFLRFMGSEDEARQFSYSLEVGGNGRKLLWQGIPRSIRDSHKKVRDSQDGLVIQRNMALFFSGSDQKGLKLKVAGRIWKEQ; the protein is encoded by the exons ATGGCTCCTGGAGGTGTAATCTGCAAGGAGATGATCGAGTCCCGCATAGCATTTACAGATTATGATATGGCAACTTCTACATCCGAGTATAGAGATTCACCTTTCAGAAAACCTGCAATTCGTTCAGGTGGAAATCTTGGAACTCCCTCAACTAGTGATGTGCAGAACATGCTTGAATGTCCTGTCTGCATGAATTTAATGTACCCTCCAATTTACCAG TGTCCAAATGGTCATACTCTATGCTCATGCTGCAAGGTTAGAGTACACAACTCTTGCCCTACTTGCCGGGGAGAGATGGGAAATATCCGGTGCTTGGCTTTGGAGAAGGTTGCAGAATCACTAGAACTGCCATGTAAATACCAGATTATGGGTTGTCCTGACATATTTCCATACTACAGCAAACTAAAGCATGAAAAAAATTGCAATTGTCGTCCGTACAACTGCCCATATGCTGGAGCTGAATGTTCTGTTGCTGGTGATATTCCGCTACTTGTAATGCATCTAAAAAATGACCACAAGGTTGACATGCATAACGGGTGCACCTTCAATCACAGATATGTGAAATCCAATCCCGACGAAATTGATAATGCTACATGGATGCTAACT GTTTTCAATTGCTTTGGCCGACAGTTCTGTTTGCACTTCGAGGCTTTTCAGCTAGGAACAGCTCCTGTTTACATGGCCTTCCTGAGATTCATGGGGAGTGAAGATGAGGCAAGGCAATTTAGTTACAGTTTAGAAGTGGGTGGGAATGGAAGAAAGCTTTTATGGCAAGGAATTCCGAGAAGCATCCGTGATAGCCATAAGAAAGTGCGGGATAGCCAAGACGGATTAGTAATTCAGAGAAATATGGCACTTTTCTTCTCTGGCAGTGATCAGAAGGGATTAAAGCTTAAAGTGGCTGGCCGCATCTGGAAAGAACAGTAA